In the genome of Syngnathoides biaculeatus isolate LvHL_M chromosome 14, ASM1980259v1, whole genome shotgun sequence, one region contains:
- the LOC133511711 gene encoding TLR adapter interacting with SLC15A4 on the lysosome — protein MLCEGKLLSMAYGEAEESSLPCRERRQSAVGSPSRAAGGVTRSEQGAGVAGGSPPEVSQLESLDLYRTQLGREDSLGIQIPSPRSGGDATFLVPSFCQSICQNYSDLHIGGDQVLPLSADNPEQVHADAQAEGPFLQSCDVPPPGEDSPPRRTAQSGLLLPLRGGSSQWRQGSGRDRSFLFQGREGPFTNSLLNDYLEKKLLDLFQQYVMENMARNSGPTCSLLGSEMVLTSLDQITSQLSRDRNLEVGVAKDMVLSCLLRVAGEVESSEISTPFLQISSDVSKEHTNQYKEQ, from the coding sequence ATGCTTTGTGAGGGGAAACTGCTGAGCATGGCCTACGGAGAAGCAGAAGAGTCGTCCCTCCCGTGCCGAGAGAGGCGGCAGAGTGCCGTCGGATCTCCTTCCCGCGCTGCGGGCGGCGTTACGCGCTCGGAGCAGGGGGCCGGCGTCGCCGGCGGGAGTCCTCCGGAAGTCTCCCAGCTGGAATCTTTGGATCTGTACAGAACCCAGCTGGGCAGAGAAGACTCGCTGGGAATTCAGATCCCCTCTCCCCGCTCGGGGGGCGACGCCACCTTCCTGGTTCCGTCCTTCTGTCAGAGCATCTGCCAGAACTACAGCGACCTCCACATCGGGGGCGACCAGGTTCTGCCACTGTCGGCCGACAACCCCGAGCAGGTGCACGCCGACGCCCAGGCCGAGGGTCCCTTCTTGCAGTCCTGTGACGTCCCGCCGCCTGGGGAGGACTCCCCTCCGAGAAGAACCGCACAGAGTGGACTCCTGCTGCCTCTCAGGGGAGGCTCCAGTCAGTGGAGACAGGGAAGCGGTCGAGACCGGAGCTTTTTATTCCAAGGGCGCGAGGGACCCTTCACCAACTCTCTCCTGAACGACTACCTTGAAAAGAAGCTTCTGGACCTGTTCCAGCAGTACGTCATGGAAAACATGGCCAGGAATTCAGGCCCCACTTGCTCCCTGTTGGGCTCCGAGATGGTTCTGACCAGCCTGGACCAGATCACCTCCCAACTGAGCCGGGACAGGAATCTGGAGGTGGGCGTGGCCAAGGACATGGTCCTGTCGTGCCTGCTGAGGGTGGCCGGGGAAGTGGAGTCCAGCGAGATCAGCACCCCGTTTCTGCAAATCTCCAGTGACGTGTCCAAAGAGCACACCAACCAGTACAAAGAGCAGTGA